One Terriglobales bacterium genomic window carries:
- the tatA gene encoding twin-arginine translocase TatA/TatE family subunit, with product MIGKLGLPEILVILAIALLIFGPGRLSELGKGLGEGIRNFRSSVKEGDQPTEKK from the coding sequence ATGATCGGCAAATTAGGGTTGCCGGAAATCCTCGTCATTTTGGCTATCGCCCTGCTTATCTTTGGGCCTGGGCGGCTGTCGGAACTCGGCAAGGGACTCGGCGAAGGGATTCGCAACTTTAGGTCTTCCGTCAAAGAGGGCGACCAGCCCACGGAAAAGAAGTGA
- a CDS encoding Maf family protein, translating into MGEQGFAISRGLKYNSAMLVLASSSPRRQQLLRNAGIACTVQPSDVPEVLRQGEPPREYSQRLARDKARAVWEHTSHQPATPGRLVLGADTIVVVDEQILEKPADAADATRMLRLLSGRTHQVVTGVCLIGEGFEDVRTETTDVTFSQLTEEEIAMYVAHGEPMGKAGAYAIQGISSRWICRLEGCYFNVVGLPVPLVYRMLKSCGQWSEISGQ; encoded by the coding sequence GTGGGAGAACAGGGCTTTGCAATTTCGCGAGGGCTCAAGTACAACTCGGCCATGCTTGTGCTGGCGTCATCTTCGCCGCGAAGGCAGCAATTGCTGCGCAATGCCGGCATCGCGTGCACGGTGCAGCCGTCGGATGTGCCGGAGGTGCTGAGGCAGGGCGAGCCGCCGCGGGAGTATTCACAGCGCCTGGCACGCGACAAGGCACGTGCCGTGTGGGAACACACGAGCCACCAGCCGGCGACACCGGGACGATTGGTGTTGGGCGCGGACACTATCGTGGTGGTGGACGAGCAGATCCTGGAAAAACCGGCGGATGCGGCGGATGCGACGCGCATGTTGCGGCTGCTGTCGGGACGTACCCACCAGGTGGTCACGGGAGTGTGCCTGATCGGGGAAGGTTTTGAGGATGTGCGCACAGAGACAACCGACGTGACCTTCTCACAATTGACGGAGGAGGAGATTGCGATGTACGTGGCGCACGGCGAACCGATGGGAAAGGCGGGTGCGTACGCCATCCAGGGGATTTCGTCGCGATGGATCTGCCGGCTGGAGGGATGTTATTTCAACGTGGTGGGGCTGCCGGTGCCGCTGGTGTATCGCATGTTGAAAAGCTGTGGCCAGTGGTCAGAGATCAGCGGCCAGTAG